A window of the Agrococcus jejuensis genome harbors these coding sequences:
- a CDS encoding ABC transporter permease codes for MTATVSAPAPAPVAARRGASPLATIVRLRSARIAAVILLGVLVLATLGPALAPYDPLQNTSDILAAPSAAHWLGTDYLGRDVLSRLLAGSPVSVLGAVQVAVIALVVGALPGILSVYLGRVFEWLTLRVVDTLIALPFLVFAVAMTALLGNGITQAMLAVGLLVSPIFYRVARAAALEAVGAQYAEAAQLAGASTWWIVRRHVIAKVLPPIGVALANTMGAGLVVVASLTFLGIGVQPPAPTWGGVLASDLGYLGYRPYAPLFPTVLIMLTVWAFNLLADAIRDASGASGRALLHRVRGGLGRTGAAVAASVPSPPAASERDAEGTVCVPGEPAASASDPSDAASERSPR; via the coding sequence ATGACCGCCACCGTCTCCGCGCCCGCGCCCGCGCCGGTCGCCGCTCGTCGCGGCGCCTCGCCGCTCGCGACGATCGTGCGTCTGCGCTCGGCCCGCATCGCCGCCGTCATCCTGCTCGGCGTGCTCGTGCTCGCGACGCTCGGCCCCGCGCTCGCGCCGTACGACCCGCTGCAGAACACGTCGGACATCCTCGCCGCCCCCAGCGCAGCGCACTGGCTCGGCACCGACTACCTCGGCCGCGACGTGCTCTCGCGCCTGCTCGCGGGCTCGCCCGTGAGCGTGCTCGGCGCCGTGCAGGTCGCCGTCATCGCCCTCGTCGTCGGCGCACTGCCCGGCATCCTGTCGGTCTACCTCGGCCGCGTCTTCGAGTGGCTCACGCTGCGCGTCGTCGACACGCTCATCGCCCTGCCGTTCCTCGTCTTCGCCGTCGCGATGACGGCGCTGCTCGGCAACGGCATCACGCAGGCGATGCTCGCCGTCGGCCTGCTCGTGTCGCCGATCTTCTACCGCGTCGCCCGTGCCGCGGCGCTCGAGGCCGTCGGGGCGCAGTACGCAGAGGCCGCGCAGCTCGCGGGCGCCTCGACGTGGTGGATCGTGCGGCGCCACGTGATCGCGAAGGTGCTGCCGCCCATCGGCGTCGCGCTCGCGAACACGATGGGCGCCGGGCTCGTGGTCGTCGCGAGCCTCACGTTCCTCGGCATCGGCGTGCAGCCGCCCGCACCGACGTGGGGTGGCGTGCTCGCCTCCGACCTCGGCTACCTCGGCTACCGGCCGTACGCGCCGCTCTTCCCGACCGTGCTCATCATGCTCACGGTGTGGGCGTTCAACCTGCTCGCCGACGCGATCCGGGATGCGTCGGGCGCGTCGGGCAGGGCGCTGCTGCACCGGGTGCGCGGCGGGCTCGGGCGCACCGGCGCCGCCGTGGCGGCGTCGGTGCCGTCGCCGCCCGCGGCGAGCGAGCGGGATGCCGAGGGCACCGTGTGCGTGCCGGGCGAGCCCGCCGCATCCGCATCCGATCCGTCCGACGCCGCATCCGAGAGGAGCCCCCGATGA
- a CDS encoding ABC transporter permease, translating to MTTTARLEARPASLLATTAPTRATSVAGLRARRIGVGALQIAGVFVPVFLLGTFLTFALGIVSGLSPAYVQLGESATPEAVAQLEHEWGLDRPFLVQYVDWLGGVLRGDLGTSWYNGQSISELLAGRAVVSLSAAGIALVIGVVVGFALGSLAAKLRGSLLDRGVTAFTTIISTMPPFVVGIALVAVFSVSLGWLPSAGYLPFAAGFGPWLSHLILPALALSFDTIADVARQLRTGLVSAYRDNYVTGALVRGLSPRRVFYGHVLRNGASPAIAILGMKFPNLLGGAVVTEAVFGLAGYGVFASESALRGDVPAVQGVLVIAVVLVVTFNVLVNLVLGRLSPASRRGF from the coding sequence ATGACGACGACAGCACGGCTCGAGGCCCGCCCGGCGAGCCTCCTAGCGACCACGGCACCGACGCGCGCCACGAGCGTCGCCGGCCTGCGCGCCCGCCGCATCGGCGTGGGCGCCCTGCAGATCGCCGGCGTCTTCGTGCCGGTGTTCCTGCTCGGCACGTTCCTGACCTTCGCGCTCGGCATCGTGAGCGGGCTGAGCCCCGCCTACGTGCAGCTGGGCGAGAGCGCGACGCCGGAGGCGGTCGCGCAGCTCGAGCACGAGTGGGGCCTCGACCGGCCGTTCCTCGTGCAGTACGTCGACTGGCTCGGCGGGGTGCTGCGCGGCGACCTCGGCACGTCCTGGTACAACGGTCAGTCGATCAGCGAGCTGCTCGCGGGCCGCGCGGTCGTGAGCCTGTCGGCGGCGGGCATCGCGCTCGTGATCGGGGTCGTCGTGGGCTTCGCGCTCGGGTCCCTCGCGGCCAAGCTCCGCGGCAGCCTGCTCGACCGCGGCGTCACGGCCTTCACGACGATCATCTCGACGATGCCGCCGTTCGTCGTGGGCATCGCGCTCGTCGCGGTGTTCTCGGTGTCGCTCGGCTGGCTGCCCTCGGCGGGCTACCTGCCGTTCGCTGCCGGGTTCGGGCCGTGGCTCAGCCACCTCATCCTGCCCGCGCTCGCGCTGTCGTTCGACACGATCGCCGACGTCGCCCGCCAGCTGCGCACGGGCCTCGTGTCGGCGTACCGCGACAACTACGTCACGGGGGCGCTCGTGCGCGGCCTCAGCCCGCGGCGCGTGTTCTACGGCCACGTGCTGCGCAACGGCGCGAGCCCCGCGATCGCGATCCTCGGCATGAAGTTCCCGAACCTGCTCGGCGGCGCCGTCGTGACCGAGGCCGTCTTCGGCCTCGCCGGCTACGGCGTGTTCGCGAGCGAGTCGGCGCTGCGTGGCGACGTGCCCGCCGTGCAGGGCGTGCTCGTGATCGCCGTCGTGCTCGTCGTCACGTTCAACGTGCTCGTGAACCTCGTGCTCGGCAGGCTCTCGCCCGCGTCGAGGAGGGGATTCTGA
- a CDS encoding ABC transporter substrate-binding protein, translating to MSALPPVLVDRRGFLGLVGAGAILTLAACAPAAGGSGGAASTTLRWAAGSQPWSWDPVVQGSGFQFNQLSLVYASLTEIDEDGVAQPGLAESWEYDEAGTSVTFHLREGLVFTDGTPLDAAAVAAYVLRAKSQEDSAIAGDLTSIADAVADSDTDVRLTLTQVDHQIPLLLGRRVAQITSPAVEPGDLTTAPVGAGPFRVVELVPESHVHLERNPDFYRADEIHIERVELSWGIEASSLVSALQTGVYDFADIPAAQAQAAEAAGLDVTVHPGFNASNLSVNGTKTPFDDPIVLEAARYAIDRQELVDTLTFGYGAPTSQPFPEGYVAWSADVEDPWPFDADRARELLEGAGYGPGDLAVELVVSTDEPQHEVLQRQLGAVGIDVSIRVDPNWNEPFFGKQLALSTYGTTGRESPVQTLTAHFGEAGPLNLSGVASPEFLAAVQVARETPLDSPDYPANLQAATAAGVRTTSTIFTFSLPNLFAKRGLSELPQIPGQIHWTGVRLEA from the coding sequence GTGAGCGCACTCCCTCCCGTCCTCGTCGACCGACGCGGCTTCCTCGGCCTCGTCGGCGCGGGCGCCATCCTGACGCTCGCCGCGTGCGCGCCCGCCGCGGGCGGCTCGGGCGGCGCCGCGTCGACCACGTTGCGCTGGGCGGCCGGCTCGCAGCCGTGGTCGTGGGACCCGGTGGTGCAGGGATCGGGGTTCCAGTTCAACCAGCTGTCGCTCGTGTACGCATCCCTCACCGAGATCGACGAGGACGGCGTCGCGCAGCCGGGGCTCGCGGAGTCGTGGGAGTACGACGAGGCGGGCACGTCGGTGACGTTCCACCTGCGCGAGGGGCTCGTCTTCACCGACGGCACGCCGCTCGACGCCGCCGCCGTCGCCGCGTACGTGCTGCGCGCGAAGTCGCAGGAGGACTCCGCCATCGCGGGCGACCTCACGTCGATCGCGGATGCCGTGGCCGACTCCGACACCGACGTGCGGCTCACGCTCACGCAGGTCGACCACCAGATCCCGCTGCTGCTCGGCCGCCGCGTCGCGCAGATCACGAGCCCCGCCGTCGAGCCGGGCGACCTCACGACCGCGCCCGTCGGCGCCGGCCCGTTCCGCGTCGTCGAGCTCGTGCCCGAGTCGCACGTGCACCTCGAGAGGAACCCCGACTTCTACCGCGCCGACGAGATCCACATCGAGCGCGTCGAGCTGTCGTGGGGCATCGAGGCGTCGTCGCTCGTGTCGGCGCTGCAGACCGGCGTGTACGACTTCGCCGACATCCCCGCCGCGCAGGCGCAGGCGGCGGAGGCCGCGGGGCTCGACGTCACGGTGCACCCGGGGTTCAACGCATCCAACCTCTCGGTGAACGGCACGAAGACGCCGTTCGACGACCCGATCGTGCTCGAGGCGGCCAGGTACGCCATCGACCGGCAGGAGCTCGTCGACACCCTCACGTTCGGGTACGGGGCGCCGACGTCGCAGCCGTTCCCCGAGGGCTACGTCGCGTGGAGCGCCGACGTGGAGGACCCGTGGCCGTTCGACGCCGACCGGGCGCGCGAGCTGCTCGAGGGCGCGGGCTACGGGCCGGGCGACCTGGCCGTCGAGCTCGTCGTCTCGACCGACGAGCCGCAGCACGAGGTGCTGCAGCGGCAGCTGGGCGCCGTCGGCATCGACGTCTCCATCCGCGTGGATCCGAACTGGAACGAGCCGTTCTTCGGCAAGCAGCTCGCGCTGTCGACGTACGGCACGACGGGCCGCGAGTCGCCGGTGCAGACGCTCACGGCGCACTTCGGCGAGGCCGGGCCGCTCAACCTGTCGGGCGTCGCGTCGCCCGAGTTCCTCGCGGCGGTGCAGGTCGCGCGCGAGACGCCGCTCGACTCCCCCGACTACCCCGCGAACCTGCAGGCGGCGACGGCGGCGGGCGTGCGCACGACGAGCACGATCTTCACGTTCTCGCTGCCGAACCTGTTCGCGAAGCGGGGCCTGAGCGAGCTGCCGCAGATCCCCGGCCAGATCCATTGGACCGGCGTGCGGCTCGAGGCATGA
- a CDS encoding LLM class flavin-dependent oxidoreductase has translation MTDRRRLRLGAVLVGTGGPGSHGAWKDPEIPGDASVDVRWYVEQARAAERARFDHVFIVDSQFITPDSPPHYLNRLEPLTLLSALAVATERIGLIGTLSTSYDEPFSVARRFASLDLISGGRAGWNVVTSGDEGTAGLFGRDQHLDYGQRYGRALEHVRLVQRLWDSYEDDAFPRDRERGVFLDPTRLHAVDHVGEHFRVHGPLNIQRSPQGQPVIFQAGDSDQGRDLGGAIGEGIFTHQGSIEAGRAFRDDLRARAVAHGRDPETVLVVPGISVVVGDTDEDARAIEAEIGRQDADFDRSLAQLGRPFGWYDFSQHDLDAPFPELGPLGDRSFKTNADAIKRLAREQGLTLRQVVETISAPKRSPFVGSAETVARIFTEWLDGGAVDGFNIHIRTPSQFARFADEVVPILQETGVFRREYEATTLRGNLGLPIPENRHAVARRAALAA, from the coding sequence ATGACCGACCGACGACGACTGCGACTCGGCGCCGTGCTCGTGGGCACGGGCGGCCCCGGCAGCCACGGAGCCTGGAAGGACCCCGAGATCCCCGGCGACGCGAGCGTCGACGTGCGCTGGTACGTCGAGCAGGCCCGCGCGGCCGAGCGGGCGAGGTTCGACCACGTCTTCATCGTCGACAGCCAGTTCATCACCCCGGACTCCCCGCCCCACTACCTGAACCGCCTCGAGCCGCTCACGCTCCTGTCGGCCCTCGCGGTCGCGACCGAGCGCATCGGCCTCATCGGCACCCTCTCGACGAGCTACGACGAGCCGTTCTCGGTCGCGCGCCGCTTCGCATCCCTCGACCTCATCTCGGGCGGCCGCGCCGGCTGGAACGTCGTGACGAGCGGCGACGAGGGCACCGCGGGGCTCTTCGGCCGCGACCAGCACCTCGACTACGGACAGCGCTACGGCCGCGCCCTCGAGCACGTGCGCCTCGTGCAGCGGCTGTGGGACTCGTACGAGGACGACGCCTTCCCCCGTGACCGCGAGCGCGGCGTCTTCCTCGACCCCACGCGCCTCCACGCCGTCGACCACGTCGGCGAGCACTTCCGCGTGCACGGTCCGCTGAACATCCAGCGCTCGCCGCAGGGCCAGCCCGTGATCTTCCAGGCAGGCGACTCCGACCAGGGCCGCGACCTCGGCGGCGCGATCGGCGAGGGGATCTTCACGCACCAGGGCTCGATCGAGGCCGGTCGCGCGTTCCGCGACGACCTCCGCGCCCGCGCCGTCGCGCACGGCCGCGACCCCGAGACCGTGCTCGTCGTGCCCGGCATCTCGGTCGTCGTCGGCGACACCGACGAGGACGCGCGCGCGATCGAGGCCGAGATCGGCAGGCAGGACGCCGACTTCGACCGCTCGCTCGCGCAGCTCGGCCGCCCGTTCGGCTGGTACGACTTCTCGCAGCACGACCTCGACGCGCCCTTCCCCGAGCTTGGGCCCCTCGGCGACCGGTCGTTCAAGACGAACGCCGACGCCATCAAGCGCCTCGCTCGCGAGCAGGGCCTGACGCTACGGCAGGTGGTCGAGACGATCTCGGCGCCCAAGCGCTCGCCGTTCGTCGGCTCGGCCGAGACCGTCGCGCGCATCTTCACCGAGTGGCTCGACGGCGGCGCCGTCGACGGCTTCAACATCCACATCCGCACGCCCAGCCAGTTCGCGAGGTTCGCCGACGAGGTCGTGCCGATCCTGCAGGAGACCGGCGTCTTCCGGCGCGAGTACGAGGCGACGACGCTGCGCGGCAACCTCGGCCTGCCGATCCCCGAGAACCGGCACGCGGTCGCGCGCCGCGCGGCCCTCGCGGCCTGA
- a CDS encoding LLM class flavin-dependent oxidoreductase, translating to MTTPRISLFLVPAALGDPATEYASALAAAERAEALGLDGFWIAEGQLSGIATPSGLAFLAAATQRTRTIRLGTAVIPLAFSGPLQVAQTAAQVDWLADHRLELGVGKSNGGGFSAQAFAAHGLDEHDREAVYADALARLRDLLEGGGLPDDVGIYPATGTLRRRIWQATSSVATAIATGRAGDGLLLHRVVPGVPGADVGGVQRTLVDAYLDALPDGIEPRIGVSRVVVAADSREDALAAIDDDRARRPHLLADGRSVGQYVDDANLHVGTPDDVVRSLLADPAASAATDVLATTVLDPAGDAFARSLELLGTRVAPLLRSTLADARRVTPQAIIASILR from the coding sequence GTGACCACTCCCCGCATCAGCCTGTTCCTCGTGCCCGCCGCGCTCGGCGACCCCGCGACGGAGTACGCGAGCGCCCTCGCCGCCGCCGAGCGCGCCGAGGCGCTGGGCCTCGACGGCTTCTGGATCGCGGAGGGACAGCTCTCGGGCATCGCGACGCCGTCGGGCCTCGCGTTCCTCGCCGCCGCGACGCAGCGCACCCGCACCATCCGGCTCGGCACCGCCGTCATCCCGCTCGCGTTCAGCGGCCCGCTGCAGGTGGCGCAGACGGCGGCGCAGGTCGACTGGCTCGCCGACCACCGCCTCGAGCTCGGCGTCGGCAAGAGCAACGGCGGCGGCTTCTCAGCGCAGGCGTTCGCGGCCCACGGGCTCGACGAGCACGACCGCGAGGCGGTGTACGCGGATGCGCTCGCCCGCCTGCGCGACCTGCTCGAGGGCGGCGGACTGCCCGACGACGTGGGGATCTACCCGGCCACAGGTACGTTGCGGCGCCGCATCTGGCAGGCGACGAGCTCGGTCGCCACGGCGATCGCCACAGGGCGCGCGGGCGACGGGCTGCTGCTGCATCGCGTCGTGCCCGGCGTGCCCGGCGCCGACGTGGGCGGCGTGCAGCGCACGCTCGTCGACGCGTACCTCGACGCCCTGCCCGACGGCATCGAGCCGCGCATCGGCGTCTCGCGCGTCGTCGTCGCGGCCGACAGCCGCGAGGATGCGCTCGCCGCCATCGACGACGATCGCGCGCGCCGACCGCACCTGCTCGCCGACGGACGCTCGGTGGGGCAGTACGTCGACGACGCGAACCTGCATGTCGGCACGCCCGACGACGTCGTGCGCAGCCTGCTCGCCGATCCCGCGGCGTCGGCCGCGACCGACGTGCTGGCGACGACGGTGCTCGACCCCGCCGGCGACGCGTTCGCCCGCAGCCTCGAGCTGCTCGGCACGCGCGTCGCGCCCCTGCTGCGGTCGACGCTCGCGGATGCCCGACGCGTGACGCCGCAGGCGATCATTGCGTCGATCCTGCGCTGA
- a CDS encoding ABC transporter substrate-binding protein, translated as MDLDRRTVLKLPLMAAFGGLVLSACAPTPSSNGLATVRWGVTALNGNWDPIVTGATGATITMTPVYESFLLRGADGSLSPALAEGYAYEPAGDAVTFTLKPGLTFHDGSAVDAAAAVAFIQRAQSQEGSALAGSYRNIVGVEALDEQRFRLALGQPDHQIPYLLSNRAGLLTKPVAAGDEAAQLNATLPVGAGPFQVVELVPEDRIVLERFDGYWNAAEIHVDRIEISGGNEDAMLVSGLRTSVFDFASISNLRIDEAEQAGLDVIEDLATNWVTSFVSLNLNQAPFDDPAVVEAVRYAIDRDAFVQNLTAGHGVAVHQPFPPGHITFVDELEQEFTYDADRARDLLADAGYADGDIQITIYPFTGGEVAAEILQAQLGEIGIAATIQVDANWGAGYFGKTYAIATYGYVGRDSHVQALTEHFDTGGVLNLSSPYTSQPFQDALAIVRATPLDDPAYGERLRAAAAAGYRNGSTIALYSSPNTWAKQPTISDSTETIEGRLGWTGVEVTPEG; from the coding sequence ATGGACCTCGACCGCCGTACCGTGCTCAAGCTGCCGCTCATGGCCGCGTTCGGAGGCCTCGTGCTCTCCGCGTGCGCACCCACGCCGTCGTCGAACGGCCTCGCGACCGTGCGCTGGGGCGTGACCGCCCTGAACGGCAACTGGGATCCCATCGTCACGGGTGCGACCGGCGCCACGATCACGATGACGCCCGTCTACGAGTCGTTCCTGCTGCGCGGCGCCGACGGCAGCCTGTCGCCCGCGCTCGCCGAGGGCTACGCGTACGAGCCCGCGGGCGACGCCGTCACGTTCACGCTCAAGCCGGGGCTCACGTTCCACGACGGCTCCGCGGTCGATGCCGCGGCAGCGGTCGCGTTCATCCAGCGCGCGCAGAGCCAAGAGGGGTCGGCGCTCGCCGGCTCCTACCGCAACATCGTCGGCGTCGAGGCGCTCGACGAGCAACGGTTCCGGCTCGCACTCGGTCAGCCCGACCACCAGATCCCGTACCTGCTGTCGAACCGCGCCGGCCTGCTCACGAAGCCCGTCGCCGCCGGCGACGAGGCGGCGCAGCTCAACGCGACGCTGCCCGTGGGCGCCGGCCCGTTCCAGGTCGTCGAGCTCGTGCCCGAGGACCGCATCGTGCTCGAGCGCTTCGACGGCTACTGGAACGCGGCCGAGATCCACGTCGACCGCATCGAGATCTCGGGCGGCAACGAGGACGCGATGCTCGTGTCGGGTCTGCGCACGAGCGTCTTCGACTTCGCGTCGATCTCGAACCTGCGCATCGACGAGGCCGAGCAGGCGGGCCTCGACGTCATCGAGGATCTCGCCACGAACTGGGTCACGAGCTTCGTGAGCCTGAACCTGAACCAGGCGCCGTTCGACGACCCCGCCGTCGTCGAGGCCGTGCGCTACGCCATCGACCGCGACGCGTTCGTGCAGAACCTCACGGCCGGCCACGGCGTCGCCGTGCACCAGCCGTTCCCGCCGGGGCACATCACGTTCGTCGACGAGCTCGAGCAGGAGTTCACGTACGACGCCGACCGCGCCCGCGACCTGCTCGCCGACGCCGGCTACGCCGACGGCGACATCCAGATCACCATCTACCCGTTCACGGGCGGCGAGGTGGCGGCAGAGATCCTGCAGGCGCAGCTGGGCGAGATCGGCATCGCCGCCACCATCCAGGTCGACGCGAACTGGGGCGCCGGGTACTTCGGCAAGACGTACGCCATCGCGACGTACGGCTACGTCGGGCGCGACAGCCACGTGCAGGCGCTCACCGAGCACTTCGACACCGGCGGCGTGCTCAACCTCTCGTCGCCGTACACGTCGCAGCCGTTCCAGGATGCGCTCGCGATCGTGCGCGCGACGCCGCTCGACGACCCCGCCTACGGCGAGCGGCTGCGCGCCGCCGCGGCCGCCGGCTACCGCAACGGGTCGACGATCGCGCTGTACTCGTCGCCGAACACGTGGGCGAAGCAGCCGACGATCTCCGACAGCACCGAGACCATCGAGGGTCGACTCGGGTGGACGGGCGTCGAGGTGACGCCGGAGGGCTGA
- a CDS encoding helix-turn-helix transcriptional regulator — MATPTLRLLTLLSLLQTRRDWPGSLLAERLDISDRTVRRDVDRLRELGYSIHATFGPDGGYRLEAGSSLPPLLFDDDQALAIAVALQTASATGVGIEESAIRALATIQQVMPSRLRHRLSAIEVTAIGQRPGDATPQTVSMEVLVALSLAIGAHEVLRFDYAERAVGAEVPTRRPRRVEPHHIATSQGRWYLVAWDLEREDWRLFSVDRVHPRTPTGPRFAPRTVPGGDLAAFVSARFKGSDVDAWPCRGTVLLQLPASEVLPFAGDGTVRVVDDERCTLEAGSWSWGSLAAALGRFEVAMTVVEPPELAEAFAVQAERFAATAKG; from the coding sequence ATGGCCACTCCCACGCTGCGACTCCTCACGCTGCTGTCGCTGCTGCAGACGCGGCGCGACTGGCCGGGCTCGCTGCTCGCCGAGCGCCTCGACATCAGCGATCGCACCGTGCGGCGCGACGTCGATCGGCTGCGCGAGCTGGGCTATAGCATCCACGCGACCTTCGGGCCCGACGGCGGCTACCGCCTCGAGGCGGGCAGCTCGCTGCCGCCGCTGCTCTTCGACGACGACCAGGCGCTCGCGATCGCCGTCGCGCTGCAGACGGCATCGGCCACGGGCGTCGGCATCGAGGAGTCCGCGATCCGAGCGCTCGCGACGATCCAGCAGGTCATGCCGTCGCGGCTGCGCCATCGCCTGAGCGCCATCGAGGTCACGGCGATCGGCCAGCGTCCGGGAGACGCGACGCCGCAGACGGTGTCGATGGAGGTGCTCGTGGCGCTGTCGCTCGCGATCGGCGCGCACGAGGTGCTGCGGTTCGACTACGCCGAGCGAGCCGTCGGCGCCGAGGTGCCGACCCGCAGGCCGCGGCGCGTCGAGCCGCACCACATCGCGACGTCGCAGGGGCGCTGGTACCTCGTCGCGTGGGATCTCGAGCGGGAGGACTGGCGGCTGTTCAGCGTCGACCGCGTGCATCCCCGCACGCCGACGGGGCCGCGATTCGCGCCGCGCACGGTGCCGGGCGGCGACCTCGCCGCGTTCGTGTCGGCGCGCTTCAAGGGATCCGACGTCGACGCGTGGCCGTGCCGCGGCACCGTGCTGCTGCAGCTGCCGGCGAGCGAGGTGCTGCCGTTCGCGGGCGACGGCACCGTGCGGGTCGTCGACGACGAGCGCTGCACGCTCGAGGCCGGCTCGTGGTCGTGGGGGTCGCTCGCCGCCGCGCTCGGCCGCTTCGAGGTCGCGATGACGGTCGTCGAGCCGCCGGAGCTCGCCGAGGCGTTCGCCGTGCAGGCCGAGCGGTTCGCGGCGACCGCGAAGGGCTGA
- a CDS encoding VOC family protein yields the protein MTIQTTTHLNFRGDANAALEHYRDVFGGHLVLTTYADLGMPAEAPGSDRIVFGLVAAESGFRIMGYDIPGAEGGTIAGGGSTRREQGVTITDQALFVSLGAETLDELQGIWDALAVDAVVVEPLAASAWSAGFGMLTDRFGVTWSVSVTAA from the coding sequence ATGACCATCCAGACGACGACCCACCTGAACTTCCGCGGCGACGCCAACGCGGCGCTCGAGCACTACCGCGACGTCTTCGGCGGGCACCTCGTGCTCACCACCTACGCCGACCTCGGCATGCCGGCCGAGGCGCCCGGCAGCGACCGCATCGTGTTCGGCCTCGTCGCCGCCGAGAGCGGCTTCCGCATCATGGGCTACGACATCCCCGGCGCCGAGGGCGGCACGATCGCCGGCGGCGGCTCGACGCGCCGCGAGCAGGGCGTGACGATCACCGACCAGGCCCTGTTCGTGTCGCTCGGCGCCGAGACGCTCGACGAGCTGCAGGGCATCTGGGACGCGCTCGCCGTCGACGCCGTCGTGGTCGAGCCGCTCGCCGCATCCGCCTGGAGCGCCGGCTTCGGCATGCTCACCGACCGGTTCGGCGTCACGTGGAGCGTCAGCGTGACGGCGGCCTGA
- a CDS encoding NtaA/DmoA family FMN-dependent monooxygenase (This protein belongs to a clade of FMN-dependent monooxygenases, within a broader family of flavin-dependent oxidoreductases, the luciferase-like monooxygenase (LMM) family, some of whose members use coenzyme F420 rather than FMN.), protein MTRRLHIGAAYHGVGGPGTYRLWTNPELAPDAGVRLDRYLEWARLAEEGLLDFFFLADSVRIERHSPPHYLNRLEPITALAAIATHTRHVGLVATISSTYEPPLSVARAIASLDLISEGRAGVNIVTTTDEGAARLYGADAHPLHADRYAQAGEFVDVVRGLWATYGDDAFPYDAAAERFLDPGDVWPLRHEGRFYRVEGGLNVQRSRQGEPVVFQAGDSPEGRELGASHAEAIFSFPRPLDEQVAIVAEYRRRAAELGRTAPLVLPGISPIVASTDDEARAIERARHDAKPFDERLRAFGRTFAWHDFTQYDPDAAFPDLGDQDWRAHPTKVREIVESARAEGLTLREVVDRSAPFRPSPFVGTAETVAAELLRWFDAEALDGVILLQHLPSDFRAFIDGVVPILQARGVYRTAYDEGSTLRSHLGLDVPAPRRAADAQPWEAREPATA, encoded by the coding sequence ATGACCAGACGACTGCACATCGGCGCCGCGTACCACGGCGTCGGAGGGCCGGGCACGTACCGGCTGTGGACGAACCCCGAGCTCGCGCCCGACGCCGGCGTGCGCCTCGATCGCTACCTCGAGTGGGCGCGCCTCGCCGAGGAGGGGCTGCTCGACTTCTTCTTCCTCGCCGACTCCGTGCGCATCGAGCGCCACTCGCCGCCCCACTACCTCAATCGACTCGAGCCGATCACGGCGCTCGCCGCCATCGCGACGCACACCCGGCACGTGGGGCTCGTCGCCACGATCTCGTCGACGTACGAGCCGCCGCTGTCGGTCGCGCGCGCCATCGCATCCCTCGACCTCATCTCCGAGGGCCGCGCGGGCGTGAACATCGTGACGACGACCGACGAGGGGGCCGCACGGCTCTACGGCGCCGACGCGCATCCGCTGCACGCCGACCGCTATGCGCAGGCGGGCGAGTTCGTCGACGTCGTGCGCGGGCTGTGGGCGACGTACGGCGACGACGCCTTCCCGTACGACGCCGCCGCCGAGCGCTTCCTCGACCCCGGCGACGTGTGGCCGCTGCGGCACGAGGGCCGCTTCTACCGCGTCGAGGGCGGGCTCAACGTGCAGCGCTCGCGGCAGGGCGAGCCCGTGGTGTTCCAGGCGGGCGACTCGCCAGAGGGCCGCGAGCTGGGGGCGAGCCACGCGGAGGCGATCTTCTCGTTCCCGCGGCCGCTCGACGAGCAGGTCGCGATCGTCGCCGAGTACCGCCGCCGGGCGGCGGAGCTGGGGCGCACGGCGCCGCTCGTGCTGCCCGGCATCTCGCCCATCGTCGCGTCGACCGACGACGAGGCGCGCGCGATCGAGCGCGCCCGGCACGATGCGAAGCCGTTCGACGAGCGGCTGCGCGCCTTCGGCCGCACCTTCGCGTGGCACGACTTCACGCAGTACGACCCGGATGCCGCCTTCCCCGACCTCGGCGACCAGGACTGGCGCGCGCATCCGACGAAGGTGCGCGAGATCGTCGAGTCGGCGCGGGCCGAGGGGCTGACGCTGCGCGAGGTCGTCGACCGCTCGGCGCCGTTCCGCCCGAGCCCGTTCGTCGGCACCGCCGAGACCGTCGCTGCCGAGCTGCTGCGTTGGTTCGACGCCGAGGCGCTCGACGGCGTCATCCTGCTGCAGCACCTGCCGAGCGACTTCCGCGCGTTCATCGACGGCGTCGTGCCGATCCTGCAGGCGCGCGGCGTCTACCGCACCGCGTACGACGAGGGGTCGACGCTGCGCTCGCACCTCGGCCTCGACGTGCCCGCCCCGCGCCGCGCCGCGGATGCGCAGCCGTGGGAGGCGCGGGAGCCGGCGACCGCGTAG